CAACTGTGCACTTGTTTGAGCTATTTGAATTTAAGGTATTCCAATGTTTCGGACAATGGTTTGAGATTGTTGGCACATGGAAGCTGCTCAAAAGCCATTAAGACATTGGTGCTTGCTAAATGCTATCACATAACTGATTCGGGGCTGGCGCATTTGCGGAATATGCAATGCTTGGAAGAGCTGGATTTGGAAGGCAATGTTCTCACTGATACAGGTGTTATTGCTGCAATCTCTGGAAATCAATCCCTCCAGAAGTTGAACTTGAGTTGGTTGAGGAATGTGTCGGACCGAAGCATGGTGTTTGTTGCTGAGAATTGCCCCAACTTAAAGTTTCTTGATTTAAGGGGTACTAGGGTAACTGGCGCCGGAATCCGTGCATTTTCAGGTCACATGTGCTTAGAGTCTCTTGTTTTGCGCCTGTGTTATGCTTTTTCTTGGCGTGATGTGGAGCACATGGTGCTTGGATGCCCGTCACTGAAGTCTTTCGTCCTGAGTGAGAAGATCATCAAAAAGCCAATTCCAGAACGCCTTAGCAAAATTGTGACCTTGGTGGATTACATACTATAATTCTGACGTTGGTTGATGAGCGGTAAAGATGGCTTCAATTCACTGGGTTTGCTATGTCTTTTCATTGATATAAGTTGAGCAATTTTTGCTTCATCTCCCATTTGCGGACTATGTGTTGCTTGGAAAAACTGGATTTAATATGCTGTTGTAGTACCGGTAGCTTGGCTGTATATGTTTTCTTCCTCTGGTACTTAACCTTGCTCGTAATGACATTGCTATCTACAAGATCATTTTGTGGTCGAGCTGTGTTTAGGGTCAACATTGCTTTCTCTACTTTGGTTCACTATTCTTTCTTGATGTTATTTGAGTATGACTTGAACTAGTTTGTGTTTCATGAGTTATGTTGAGTAATGCTAAATTACAGTGACTATACTCTTCTGCATCTGCTTTTGCAAAATATTTGTGTTAGTGCGACTAGTTATTTCTCACCAATCCTGTAGTTGTATGGAAACAGAAATGATTCCGTTGTAGTGGATAGTATTTGGATTTCTCCCTTGTTCAAGTAGAACCTCAGCTTCTTGTTCATAGCAATTGTACGTAGTAATATGCAAGTGAATGGGGCTTGAAATATCAAATCAAAGATTTCTGGTGGTGGGGAGTGATTGATGTCATGTTTTGATCCTACATGAACGTTGTTATAAAGTCACTGGTACTTGAGTCATAGCAACCTCTGCAATGCAATCCCCTCAAGAAATTGAACTTGAGTTGGGTGTCTAATGTCTCTAGTAGAAGCATTGTTCCTCTTTTTGAGAATTGCTACAACTTAGAGATGCTGAATTTTACTAGTTGTAATGTTAGTGGCGATGTTACTTGAAACGGGTCAATTGACTGACGATTTATTAGGTCAGATCCTGAAACGGGTCGCCGAAGTCTGCAAACTATGGTTCACACTGGAGGGTCTAACCAGAAGGTCACTCACTTTACTCCGACTCAGTTTTCTCCGTCAGGTACTTCCTCGATTCCCTAATCTAGTTGCATTCCAGACGTCCCAGCTTATCGAGGAGGAAGCCGACCTCGAATTCATAGCCCAAACATGTCCCAAACTGGAGGACATCGATCTCAGCACCACAGAATTCTTAGCAATGTTTTTTCCGACCAACGGTCTGTCAAGTGGCGGCGGCCTTCCGAAATTGTTCGAGGTTTCGTTCAGTGGGAGAAGGCTTGTAAGCATTGAGAGGTGGCTACATAAGTTGGCTCATGAGAACTTGACTTATTTGGATTTGGGATTGTGCAGGGTGGTCGATAACGATGCGGTTGAAGCAATTGGGCGACTATGCACTCGTTTGAGCTATTTGAATTTAAAATATGCCGAGATTTCGGACAATGGTTTGAGATTGTTGGCACAGGGAAGGTGCTCAAAAACCCTTAACACATTGGTGCTTGCTCAATGCTATGATATAACAGACTCCGGGTTCTGTCATTTGCAGAATTTGCAATGCTTGGAAGAGCTGGATTTGGAAAGCTGCGGGTACCGAACTGGTGTCACTGATAGTGGAGTTATAGCTGCAGTTTCTGGTAATCGATCCCGCAAGAAGTTGAACTTGGGCAGGCTGACGAATGTGTCGGACCAAAGCATAGTGTTTGTTGCTGGGAATTGCCCCAACTTAGAGATTCTTGATTTAAGTGGTTCCTATGTAACTGGCGCCGGAGTTCGTGCATTTTCTGGTCACAGGTGTCTGCAGTCTCTTGATTTGCGCATGTGTAGTGAATTTAGGTTGTCCGATATCGAGCACATGGTGCTTGGATGCCAGTCACTCAAGTCTATCGTCCTGTCTAATATGATCAAAGAAACCATTCCTGAAAGCCTTAGCAGAATTGTGAAGTTTGCTGATGAGTTGTGGCTTTGATTGATTTCTTGTTTAAATCCCACATGAACGTTGTCATGAAGTCATAGCAACCTCTACGATGAAATCCCTCAAGAAATTGAACTTGAGTTGGGTGTTTAAAGCATTGTTGTTCTGGCTGAGAATTGCCCCAACTTAGTTGCTGAATTTTACTGGTTGTAATGGTAGTAGTACAGCTTGTTGTTCTGGCTCCATGTTGAAGGCGGGAGACATTAATGGTGCCTGGAAAGGGTTGTGACAATTTGAAGTTAAATTAGATGACAGAAAGCGATGGGAGCATTGTGAGGTTCTTTTCGTGATGACCCAAATATGGGAAATGTCTGGTTCTGTTAGTTCAAATGCAGTGCGATTTAGTTTTTAATGAAGGTTTACATAACATATGTAGATCAGATAGTTTACATTTCCCAGGAACTTAAAGCCCGAGTATAATTCATAACATCTGTAACTCAGACACAAGTTCAAAACTATATGCAAGATCTAAGAACCCCGATAGCATGTTTGCAGATCAGAACCTCTGTGTGTCACCCACAGGCTTTCATGTCCTGGTTTCTTTCAGAACCTCTGCGTATCACCCAACCTCTCCATTCCTGTTTTGTATACGTTCTTGCCAGATCTGCAAATTACCCCATCACTTTCATCTGCAGTCTTCCAGCACCTGAATACCAGCAGTTCAATTTAGCATATTACATGATGTTTTTAGCAAAAACCCAACAGACTCGAAAGAGAACTTTTCAGTACAACAGTA
The window above is part of the Fragaria vesca subsp. vesca linkage group LG2, FraVesHawaii_1.0, whole genome shotgun sequence genome. Proteins encoded here:
- the LOC101302726 gene encoding F-box/LRR-repeat protein 2-like codes for the protein MVEISELNDDLIGHILKRVSELGGRKRFSQVCKQWLKVEGQTRTSLNLLRLSFLRRVLPRFPNLVSFRTGGSFLEEADLEFIAKTCPNLETIDLNTEEFESRSLSTNGLSKLSKVSVRGRCRVDTVRWLHKLAHDNLTYLDLGYCWFVDETAAEAIGQLCTCLSYLNLRYSNVSDNGLRLLAHGSCSKAIKTLVLAKCYHITDSGLAHLRNMQCLEELDLEGNVLTDTGVIAAISGNQSLQKLNLSWLRNVSDRSMVFVAENCPNLKFLDLRGTRVTGAGIRAFSGHMCLESLVLRLCYAFSWRDVEHMVLGCPSLKSFVLSEKIIKKPIPERLSKIVTLVDYIL
- the LOC101303012 gene encoding F-box/LRR-repeat protein 2-like: MFFPTNGLSSGGGLPKLFEVSFSGRRLVSIERWLHKLAHENLTYLDLGLCRVVDNDAVEAIGRLCTRLSYLNLKYAEISDNGLRLLAQGRCSKTLNTLVLAQCYDITDSGFCHLQNLQCLEELDLESCGYRTGVTDSGVIAAVSGNRSRKKLNLGRLTNVSDQSIVFVAGNCPNLEILDLSGSYVTGAGVRAFSGHRCLQSLDLRMCSEFRLSDIEHMVLGCQSLKSIVLSNMIKETIPESLSRIVKFADELWL